The following coding sequences are from one Candidatus Nitrosopumilus sp. SW window:
- a CDS encoding beta-propeller fold lactonase family protein has protein sequence MTSIDKAAIFWSIGIVAIGVAFASYGLYSPTPYTVDYQDVSPKILHDSVFFTLQGQDSVGNIDGDIFDAGPKMTYVSTSKDGKLILATSSASDSVFAYDSKGNKLSEITVGKTPKGVKIHPTLDIAFVANENSGTVGVIDLKTWKLTKEIPVGKIPHNIVFHPNGITAYVTIQGGDEIAIIDVSSLTKTNSIPVGTLPHNLDITSDGKHLFVTNIGTNDVAVIDLIDNTIIKRISVSTGHHGIDIPPFGNKIFVSGIGDDKINVIDATSLELIKQIQVGKGPHGLRSDQNSNNLYVGVTQTNEIVVIDTDSLTIEERISPGKTPFWIAIPGNP, from the coding sequence ATGACATCAATTGATAAAGCAGCAATTTTTTGGTCTATAGGAATTGTTGCAATAGGCGTAGCATTTGCATCTTATGGACTTTATTCTCCAACACCCTATACTGTTGATTACCAGGACGTTTCGCCAAAAATTTTACATGATTCTGTATTTTTTACTCTACAAGGACAGGATTCTGTAGGAAACATTGATGGAGATATTTTTGATGCAGGGCCAAAGATGACTTATGTTTCTACATCTAAAGATGGTAAGTTGATTTTAGCTACTAGCAGTGCAAGTGATAGTGTTTTTGCATATGACTCTAAAGGAAACAAATTATCTGAAATTACTGTTGGAAAAACACCAAAAGGTGTAAAGATTCATCCTACTCTAGACATTGCTTTTGTTGCAAATGAAAATTCTGGCACCGTTGGTGTTATTGATCTAAAAACATGGAAACTAACCAAAGAAATTCCTGTTGGCAAAATACCTCACAATATTGTTTTTCATCCTAATGGAATTACTGCCTATGTTACAATTCAGGGAGGTGATGAGATTGCAATAATTGATGTTTCATCATTAACTAAAACAAACTCAATTCCTGTAGGTACATTACCTCATAATCTAGACATTACTTCTGATGGAAAACATCTGTTTGTGACAAATATTGGAACAAATGATGTTGCAGTAATTGATTTGATTGATAACACAATCATCAAAAGAATTTCTGTTAGTACTGGACATCATGGTATTGACATTCCTCCTTTTGGGAACAAAATTTTTGTTTCTGGAATAGGTGATGATAAGATAAATGTGATTGATGCCACTTCTCTAGAATTAATTAAACAAATTCAGGTGGGAAAAGGACCCCATGGATTAAGATCTGATCAAAATTCTAACAATTTGTATGTTGGAGTAACGCAGACAAATGAAATTGTAGTTATTGATACTGATAGTTTGACTATAGAAGAGAGAATATCTCCTGGTAAAACTCCATTTTGGATTGCAATTCCTGGAAACCCATAA
- a CDS encoding histone family protein, producing MKSSELGLSAMYRILKKAGAERVSDESADELRRVIEEVANGIAKSAVDMASHAGRKTVKGEDVKLASKPFNKF from the coding sequence ATGAAATCATCAGAATTGGGTCTATCTGCAATGTATAGAATTCTAAAAAAAGCAGGTGCTGAAAGAGTCAGCGATGAGTCTGCAGACGAATTAAGAAGAGTTATTGAAGAAGTGGCAAATGGTATTGCTAAAAGTGCAGTAGATATGGCTTCTCACGCAGGTAGAAAAACTGTCAAAGGTGAAGACGTGAAATTGGCTTCAAAACCATTTAACAAATTCTAG
- a CDS encoding TatD family hydrolase: MTWYFDSHIHLSDPQYAPDMDFILQEMDFLKIKACCVSMDVKNSLETLELAQKSDLVLPFIGIHPECANDELEKVVTLIENNHDTLAGIGEIGLDPTYTNNDEDTKRQTHVFETLLSCAEKYNKPVSIHSRKSLDDVFQVMTSYDTKYALLHWFDGSKKQLSKAMDMGFFVSFGPVMIYANDKQILLSKCDESKILVETDGPVRFSRCFEMKSADIGFIPSVIFSASKVLGKSFDETAELLEKNSNSYLGI; the protein is encoded by the coding sequence ATGACTTGGTACTTTGATTCTCACATTCATTTATCTGATCCTCAGTATGCTCCTGACATGGATTTTATTTTACAAGAAATGGATTTTTTGAAAATTAAAGCATGTTGTGTATCTATGGATGTAAAAAATTCTCTAGAAACTTTGGAGCTTGCACAAAAAAGTGATCTTGTATTACCGTTTATTGGAATTCATCCAGAATGCGCAAATGATGAATTAGAAAAAGTTGTTACTCTGATTGAAAATAATCATGATACTCTTGCAGGTATTGGGGAGATAGGATTAGATCCTACCTATACTAATAATGATGAAGATACTAAAAGACAAACCCATGTCTTTGAAACTTTACTGTCTTGTGCTGAAAAATATAACAAGCCAGTATCAATTCACTCGCGAAAAAGTTTGGATGATGTTTTTCAAGTCATGACTTCGTATGATACAAAATATGCATTACTTCACTGGTTTGATGGAAGCAAGAAACAACTTTCAAAGGCCATGGATATGGGATTCTTTGTTTCCTTTGGACCTGTGATGATTTATGCTAATGACAAGCAGATTCTATTATCAAAATGCGATGAATCAAAAATTCTAGTTGAGACTGATGGTCCTGTCAGGTTTTCTAGATGCTTTGAAATGAAATCTGCAGATATTGGCTTTATTCCAAGTGTGATCTTTTCTGCCTCCAAAGTTCTAGGAAAGTCCTTTGATGAGACTGCAGAACTGCTAGAAAAAAATTCAAACTCGTATCTTGGAATATAG
- a CDS encoding 40S ribosomal protein S17: MDRIKRLSYEVLDTHKSKFGEDFADNKKALDQVSIVRSKGLKNEVAGYITKFIKKEIREQKAKEAQIASSKAQEQEVQMEPEPVEATETAEAPAAEETENTEAPAVEATETTEAPAAETTEAPAAETTEEKSE, translated from the coding sequence GTGGATAGAATAAAGCGCCTTTCATACGAAGTCTTAGATACTCACAAGTCTAAATTCGGTGAAGATTTTGCTGATAACAAAAAAGCTCTAGATCAAGTTTCAATCGTCCGCTCAAAGGGACTAAAAAACGAAGTCGCAGGTTACATTACAAAATTTATCAAAAAAGAGATTAGAGAACAAAAAGCAAAAGAGGCACAAATTGCATCTTCTAAGGCCCAAGAACAAGAAGTTCAAATGGAACCTGAACCAGTAGAGGCAACTGAAACCGCAGAAGCACCTGCTGCAGAGGAAACTGAAAATACCGAAGCTCCAGCAGTTGAAGCAACTGAAACAACAGAAGCACCTGCTGCTGAAACAACAGAAGCACCTGCTGCTGAAACTACAGAAGAAAAATCTGAATAA
- the cgi121 gene encoding KEOPS complex subunit Cgi121, which translates to MITVKLVGGAKKSFATEKLEIEKSDISIQELIDLLLELKSDDSPKLDTENILVAVNGVDSSAMDGKSTVIKENDVVSIIPVIHGGASKRLLYKVSSKQIQVIQIKGQKTIDVKFLDSFREKYPKIILQAVSSEFVLNSSHLKKILSLSLESQKNDILLSNKLETDILMRFALTKQISAAIASAGMKPKTDFILITIGNKTNLDALYKELSSLSVPLFSKNNESFLKKSFKISKKQIDSVYSKTPLEDLLVEKAAVLL; encoded by the coding sequence ATGATTACTGTAAAACTTGTTGGCGGTGCCAAGAAATCTTTTGCAACAGAAAAATTGGAAATTGAAAAATCAGATATCTCTATTCAAGAATTAATTGATTTACTATTAGAACTAAAGTCTGATGATTCTCCAAAATTAGACACTGAAAATATTCTAGTTGCAGTAAATGGTGTTGATTCTTCTGCAATGGATGGTAAATCAACTGTAATCAAAGAAAATGATGTAGTAAGTATCATTCCTGTGATTCATGGCGGCGCTTCCAAAAGACTGCTCTACAAAGTATCCTCAAAACAAATACAGGTAATCCAAATTAAAGGCCAAAAAACAATTGATGTGAAATTTTTAGATTCCTTTAGAGAAAAATATCCAAAAATCATACTCCAGGCAGTATCAAGTGAATTTGTTTTGAATAGTTCGCATCTAAAAAAAATCTTGTCTCTTTCACTAGAGTCACAAAAAAATGATATCCTACTCTCAAACAAACTTGAAACTGATATCTTGATGCGTTTTGCATTAACAAAACAAATCTCTGCTGCAATTGCATCTGCTGGAATGAAACCAAAAACTGATTTTATACTAATTACAATTGGAAACAAAACCAATCTTGATGCATTATACAAGGAACTATCTTCACTATCTGTTCCACTGTTTTCAAAAAATAATGAATCATTTTTGAAAAAATCTTTTAAAATTTCAAAAAAACAGATTGATTCTGTTTACTCCAAGACTCCCTTAGAAGACCTTCTAGTGGAAAAAGCAGCAGTTTTACTCTGA
- a CDS encoding THUMP domain-containing protein: MNLIVTCARHLEPETEGELREFLEEFGDSDPKVTITSMSGILTAETKLDPVEVVRKIKEMLLDEPWSVRYCLRIIPIQRIVETKIEEIEKVVEELSGGISKDEKYRISIEKRNSDVSSQEIITKVASKIKNQVSLEFPDKVVLIEILGNKTGVSVLKKSDILSTEKTKRSISE; the protein is encoded by the coding sequence ATGAATCTAATAGTAACATGTGCAAGACATCTTGAGCCTGAAACAGAAGGGGAGTTGAGGGAATTTCTAGAAGAGTTTGGTGATTCTGATCCCAAAGTTACGATCACAAGCATGTCAGGTATTCTTACTGCTGAAACAAAGCTAGATCCAGTCGAAGTTGTTAGAAAAATCAAGGAGATGTTACTTGATGAGCCCTGGAGTGTGAGATATTGTTTGAGAATAATTCCGATTCAAAGAATCGTTGAGACAAAAATTGAAGAGATTGAAAAAGTTGTAGAAGAATTATCAGGAGGAATTTCTAAAGATGAAAAGTATAGAATTTCAATTGAGAAAAGAAATTCAGATGTATCTAGTCAGGAAATCATCACTAAAGTTGCAAGCAAGATAAAGAATCAGGTTTCACTTGAATTTCCAGACAAAGTTGTATTAATTGAGATTCTGGGAAATAAAACTGGAGTTTCGGTGCTAAAAAAGTCAGATATTTTGAGTACTGAGAAGACCAAACGCAGTATTTCAGAGTAA
- a CDS encoding L-threonylcarbamoyladenylate synthase, translated as MVIKQKKEDKVLKVNCDSEGIQKASQIIENGGIVVFPTDTVYGIGCNPYNKESAKKVYEIKSRDFSKPFPVLVYSKEIANQIAEFDEISKKLAEKFWPGQLTIILKLKDAKLKESLNLTDKIALRVPNHKCTLQLLEKCKYLVGTSANVSGQPSFFDPQECIKNVENYDVFVDGGTITSKGESTIIEIENEKIKIIREGSLSKEEILET; from the coding sequence ATGGTAATTAAACAAAAAAAAGAGGATAAAGTGTTGAAAGTAAACTGTGATAGTGAGGGAATACAAAAAGCATCTCAAATAATAGAGAATGGAGGAATAGTTGTATTTCCAACAGACACAGTATACGGTATAGGATGCAATCCGTACAATAAAGAATCTGCAAAAAAAGTCTATGAGATAAAGTCAAGGGATTTTTCAAAACCATTTCCAGTTTTGGTTTATTCCAAAGAGATAGCTAATCAAATTGCAGAATTTGACGAGATTTCAAAAAAACTTGCAGAAAAGTTTTGGCCAGGACAACTAACAATTATTTTAAAATTAAAAGACGCAAAATTAAAAGAATCACTAAATCTAACTGACAAAATTGCACTAAGAGTTCCAAATCACAAATGTACTTTACAGTTATTGGAAAAATGCAAGTATCTAGTTGGAACCAGTGCAAATGTTTCAGGACAACCATCATTTTTTGATCCTCAGGAATGCATCAAAAATGTAGAAAACTATGACGTCTTTGTTGATGGGGGAACAATTACAAGCAAAGGTGAATCAACAATTATTGAAATAGAAAATGAAAAAATCAAGATTATCAGAGAGGGTTCTTTGAGCAAAGAGGAGATTTTGGAGACATGA
- a CDS encoding winged helix-turn-helix domain-containing protein, translating into MAEYRTHMKIIGDILSTTRDDLQDEDGATVTYLIRKANISHSRISRILKTLVSQGLLEQVDSQGSNKYKISQTGREFLQAYYKFTNFADNFGLSI; encoded by the coding sequence ATGGCAGAGTATAGAACACATATGAAAATCATTGGCGATATACTTTCTACTACTAGAGATGATCTTCAAGATGAAGACGGTGCAACAGTAACCTATCTGATTAGAAAAGCAAACATTTCTCATTCTAGAATTTCAAGAATTTTAAAGACACTAGTTTCTCAGGGTCTTTTAGAACAAGTTGACAGTCAAGGTTCTAACAAATACAAAATCAGCCAAACAGGAAGAGAGTTCCTTCAAGCATATTACAAGTTTACAAACTTTGCAGACAACTTTGGATTAAGCATTTAA
- a CDS encoding Fe(2+)-trafficking protein, with amino-acid sequence MSRTCTKCKNAIPDTEQLGPVAEKYPTCNKCWAEWKEYQIMVMNEMKLDMSMADHRKLLKKHEKIFVGVMSPEGEVIDYTNEDNRKPDEPPAGA; translated from the coding sequence ATGAGTCGTACTTGTACAAAATGCAAGAATGCCATTCCTGATACTGAACAATTAGGTCCAGTTGCTGAGAAATATCCTACATGCAACAAGTGTTGGGCTGAATGGAAAGAATACCAAATCATGGTAATGAATGAAATGAAACTTGACATGTCAATGGCTGATCACAGGAAATTATTGAAAAAACATGAGAAAATCTTTGTAGGTGTAATGTCTCCTGAAGGAGAAGTTATTGATTACACCAATGAGGATAACAGAAAGCCTGACGAGCCACCAGCAGGTGCTTAG
- a CDS encoding adenylosuccinate synthetase — MTSTVVVGGFFGDEGKGKIISYLAIKDNPKIIVRGGAGPNAGHTIKDGDKVYKVRMLPSGFLNKDAKVMIGPGVVINPEVLQKEIDDFGVSGRSFVDKHCGVIEETHLARDSKGELKEKIGSTGSGTGPANADRAMRVLRLAKDFDSLSSLITDVPAEINAALDKNENVLVEGTQGTFLSLWHGTYPFVTSKDVTASGICADIGLGPTRVDEVIVVFKSYVTRVGTGPLDKELSLEEAEKKGWSEFGTVTGRQRRAADFDFDLARRAIMLNGATQISITKLDVLFTDCAGKTSYDELSEDAKAFIKNIEDKLNTPVTIIGTGPTVNDVIDRRN, encoded by the coding sequence ATGACATCTACTGTTGTAGTTGGTGGATTTTTTGGAGATGAAGGAAAAGGAAAGATCATCTCATATTTGGCAATTAAGGATAATCCAAAAATTATAGTTCGCGGTGGTGCAGGACCAAATGCCGGTCACACCATCAAAGATGGCGACAAAGTTTACAAAGTTAGAATGCTTCCAAGTGGTTTTCTAAACAAGGATGCCAAGGTCATGATTGGTCCAGGTGTTGTAATTAATCCTGAAGTATTGCAAAAAGAGATTGATGACTTTGGTGTCTCAGGACGCTCATTTGTTGACAAACACTGTGGAGTTATTGAAGAGACACATCTTGCCCGTGATTCCAAAGGTGAACTCAAAGAAAAGATTGGAAGTACTGGTTCAGGAACAGGCCCTGCTAATGCTGATAGGGCAATGAGAGTTTTGAGATTGGCAAAAGACTTTGATTCATTATCTTCACTAATCACAGATGTTCCTGCAGAGATTAACGCTGCTTTGGATAAAAATGAAAATGTTCTAGTTGAAGGAACTCAAGGCACGTTTCTTTCACTATGGCATGGTACCTATCCTTTTGTAACCTCAAAAGATGTAACTGCATCTGGAATCTGTGCTGATATTGGGCTAGGTCCAACAAGGGTAGATGAAGTAATAGTTGTCTTCAAGTCTTATGTTACTCGTGTAGGCACAGGTCCACTTGACAAAGAACTTTCTTTAGAAGAAGCAGAAAAGAAAGGTTGGTCTGAGTTTGGAACTGTTACTGGACGTCAACGACGTGCAGCTGACTTTGATTTTGATTTAGCTAGGCGTGCAATCATGCTCAATGGTGCAACACAAATCTCAATTACAAAACTAGATGTGTTGTTTACAGACTGTGCAGGAAAAACTTCGTACGATGAATTGTCTGAAGATGCAAAAGCATTCATAAAAAATATTGAAGACAAATTAAACACGCCTGTTACAATTATTGGAACAGGCCCAACTGTCAATGATGTAATTGACAGAAGAAACTAG
- a CDS encoding orotidine 5'-phosphate decarboxylase has translation MHTFKTRLSQIAKTNGKVILANDYDPSVKNLESKTISNIKKLHPYLCAVKLNFHLLLPLSEKQVLKINKTAHKYGLQTIADIKLNDIGNTNRVTTENLWKMGFDAVIANPIMGLDSLKNLVKSAHKNGKGVITLCHMSAPEARLSYDMEVKMRKKQQLYQLFLDWALESKVDGIVVGATFPKIIQYCSKKAGKKLDIFSPGVGTQGGDASEVISSGTSYLIVGRTILNAKKPIDIAKELQLDSLAK, from the coding sequence ATGCACACCTTCAAAACTAGACTTTCGCAGATCGCAAAAACAAACGGCAAAGTAATTCTTGCCAATGATTATGATCCCTCTGTAAAAAATTTAGAATCTAAAACCATCTCAAACATCAAAAAATTACATCCATATCTTTGTGCAGTGAAATTGAACTTTCACTTGTTACTGCCATTAAGTGAAAAACAAGTTCTCAAAATAAACAAGACAGCTCACAAATATGGTTTGCAAACAATTGCAGATATCAAACTAAATGATATTGGAAACACAAATCGAGTAACAACTGAAAATCTATGGAAAATGGGATTTGATGCAGTCATAGCAAATCCAATAATGGGATTGGATAGCTTGAAAAATCTAGTAAAATCTGCCCACAAAAACGGAAAAGGAGTCATTACTTTGTGTCATATGAGCGCACCTGAAGCTAGACTGTCTTATGATATGGAAGTAAAAATGCGAAAAAAACAGCAACTATACCAACTGTTCTTAGACTGGGCTCTTGAATCCAAAGTAGATGGAATTGTAGTTGGCGCTACTTTTCCAAAAATAATTCAGTATTGCTCAAAAAAGGCTGGAAAAAAACTTGATATCTTTTCTCCCGGTGTTGGAACCCAAGGTGGAGATGCAAGCGAGGTTATCTCTTCGGGAACAAGTTATCTAATTGTTGGAAGAACAATTCTAAATGCAAAAAAACCAATTGATATTGCAAAAGAATTACAATTAGACAGTCTTGCCAAGTAA
- a CDS encoding bis(5'-nucleosyl)-tetraphosphatase gives MIEETSAGIVLFRREDSKNLFLLLHYPSGHWDFVKGKMEKGESTHETAVRETKEETGITDITFLDNFEEWIEYNFQYQKELVHKKVVFFLAETKTKEVNISHEHLDYTWMDYNTAMEKTTFDNAKTVLTKAQMLLGKTV, from the coding sequence ATGATAGAAGAGACATCAGCAGGTATTGTATTGTTTAGAAGAGAGGATTCTAAGAATCTGTTTTTACTTTTGCATTATCCCTCAGGGCACTGGGATTTTGTCAAAGGAAAGATGGAGAAAGGTGAATCCACACATGAAACTGCAGTTAGAGAAACTAAAGAAGAGACAGGAATAACAGATATAACATTTTTAGATAATTTTGAAGAATGGATAGAATACAATTTTCAATATCAAAAGGAATTGGTTCACAAAAAAGTTGTTTTCTTTTTGGCTGAAACTAAAACTAAAGAAGTAAACATTTCACATGAGCACCTTGATTACACATGGATGGATTACAACACTGCAATGGAAAAGACTACTTTTGATAATGCAAAGACAGTACTAACAAAAGCTCAGATGTTACTTGGCAAGACTGTCTAA
- the uppS gene encoding polyprenyl diphosphate synthase: MYGKRLENEIQSGDIPNHVALILDGNRRWARRHLTIPKDGHWKGADAVENLLDWCEEFNIKIVTLYALSAENLDRNDEELDHLYELIRMRLEKLYNDPRIHRCKMRVKGIGRIELLPDSIKEILKKLDDATKDYDNHFLNIALAYGGQYELVDAVKKIGEKIKDGKLDVDKITKKEIESNLYTSHLPQSSPDMILRTSGEKRLSGFLMWQSAYSELVFMDIFWPEFRKIDLMRAIRTFQERKRRLGK; encoded by the coding sequence ATTTATGGAAAAAGACTAGAAAATGAAATTCAGAGTGGGGACATTCCAAACCATGTTGCATTAATTTTAGATGGGAACAGAAGATGGGCCAGAAGACATCTAACAATTCCAAAAGATGGACACTGGAAAGGAGCTGATGCAGTAGAGAACCTTCTTGATTGGTGTGAGGAATTTAATATCAAAATTGTAACATTGTATGCATTATCTGCTGAGAACTTGGATAGAAACGATGAAGAGTTAGATCATCTCTACGAGTTGATTCGCATGAGATTAGAGAAATTATACAACGATCCGCGAATTCACAGATGCAAAATGAGAGTAAAGGGAATAGGAAGAATAGAGTTGTTACCAGATTCAATCAAAGAGATTCTAAAAAAATTAGACGATGCTACTAAAGATTATGATAATCATTTCCTAAACATCGCATTGGCATATGGAGGACAATACGAACTAGTTGATGCAGTAAAGAAGATTGGTGAGAAAATCAAAGACGGTAAACTAGATGTTGATAAAATTACAAAAAAAGAGATAGAGTCAAATCTTTACACATCACATCTGCCACAATCATCACCAGACATGATTTTGCGTACCTCAGGTGAGAAGAGATTGAGCGGGTTTTTGATGTGGCAAAGCGCATACAGTGAATTAGTTTTTATGGATATCTTTTGGCCAGAGTTTAGGAAAATAGATTTGATGAGAGCCATTAGAACATTTCAGGAAAGAAAAAGAAGATTAGGAAAATGA
- a CDS encoding DUF373 family protein, giving the protein MSQSVDKIQKDVNASTANKLLVICVDRDNDVGEKAGIVTPVVGRDACIEAAQRLALEDPEDADSNSIFSAIKTYEDLVSKGYQVEVVTVAGVKDRGVQADEKILSETRKVLEKFSANGAVIVSDGEDDESVIPVIQNVLPVVSVQRVVMKVSRSVEYSYAVFGKYLKMIAYDSRYSKFFLGVPGILLLIGGIASVFGITTEIFAVLVSILGGAFLIRAFDIDRVWSSWSKPTPMGFIRMFTMVAGVLLILSSVPAGIASIDSQLIEADTGLVGKITNQVIIGQFVAGVLPILWTGLGAIFAGTLLSNWIGGVPRQISDILRIIVLVALYPTIYQFTNIMISDVSSFTLIPPLLGGLAATLVSATILFKKYRKHKDQEMVSD; this is encoded by the coding sequence ATGTCTCAGAGCGTAGATAAGATTCAAAAAGATGTCAATGCATCTACTGCCAACAAATTACTCGTAATTTGTGTAGACAGAGACAATGATGTAGGAGAAAAGGCAGGAATAGTTACACCTGTAGTTGGACGAGATGCATGTATTGAAGCAGCACAGAGACTAGCGCTAGAAGATCCTGAAGATGCAGACTCTAATTCTATATTTTCTGCAATCAAAACATACGAGGATTTGGTAAGTAAGGGATATCAAGTAGAAGTAGTCACAGTTGCAGGAGTCAAAGATAGAGGAGTTCAAGCAGATGAAAAAATTCTTAGTGAAACAAGAAAAGTTTTAGAAAAATTTTCTGCAAACGGCGCAGTTATTGTTTCAGATGGTGAAGATGATGAAAGTGTCATTCCAGTTATTCAAAATGTTCTACCAGTAGTTTCAGTTCAACGTGTTGTAATGAAAGTAAGTAGAAGTGTAGAGTATTCTTATGCAGTCTTTGGAAAATATCTCAAAATGATTGCATATGATTCAAGATATTCTAAATTTTTCTTGGGAGTTCCAGGAATACTATTGTTAATTGGTGGAATTGCATCTGTATTTGGAATAACTACAGAAATTTTTGCAGTGCTTGTTAGCATTTTAGGTGGTGCATTTTTGATTAGAGCATTTGATATTGATAGAGTTTGGTCAAGTTGGTCAAAGCCAACACCGATGGGCTTTATCAGAATGTTTACAATGGTTGCAGGAGTATTGCTGATACTTTCATCAGTTCCAGCTGGAATTGCATCAATTGATTCACAACTAATTGAAGCAGACACGGGACTTGTTGGAAAGATTACCAACCAAGTAATCATTGGTCAATTTGTTGCAGGAGTGCTACCAATATTATGGACAGGACTTGGCGCAATATTTGCAGGAACATTGCTTAGCAATTGGATTGGAGGAGTACCAAGACAAATCAGCGACATTCTAAGAATAATCGTTCTGGTTGCTTTGTATCCAACAATTTACCAGTTTACCAACATTATGATTTCTGATGTGAGCTCATTTACTCTGATTCCACCACTTTTAGGAGGACTGGCAGCAACCCTGGTTTCAGCCACAATTCTCTTCAAAAAGTACAGAAAACACAAAGACCAAGAGATGGTCTCTGATTAA
- a CDS encoding DUF5679 domain-containing protein encodes MVTAYCVKCREKRDIKDPKETKLKNGRPAVKGTCPECGTNVFRIGKMD; translated from the coding sequence ATGGTTACAGCATATTGCGTAAAATGCCGCGAAAAAAGGGACATCAAAGATCCCAAAGAAACTAAACTAAAGAATGGACGTCCTGCCGTAAAAGGTACATGTCCTGAATGTGGAACTAATGTTTTCCGTATAGGAAAAATGGACTAA
- a CDS encoding translation initiation factor IF-2: MTKAEYESLLKRIQDKLGDTEKESTARFELPVVDVMWEGQKTFLRNFSEFPKVLRRDPDKVLQYLSKEFAVPAERIGDKAMFIGRRDPDDFTRLFQIYVKDYLECPTCKSPDTKILKENRISFLICEACGAKSTLKGKYA; encoded by the coding sequence GTGACCAAAGCAGAATACGAAAGTCTACTCAAAAGGATACAAGACAAGCTAGGGGATACTGAAAAGGAATCCACTGCTAGATTTGAGCTTCCTGTGGTCGATGTGATGTGGGAAGGCCAGAAGACTTTCTTGCGTAATTTCTCTGAATTTCCAAAGGTACTCAGACGAGACCCTGACAAAGTATTGCAGTACCTCTCAAAGGAGTTTGCAGTTCCTGCTGAAAGAATTGGTGATAAGGCCATGTTTATTGGAAGACGTGATCCTGATGACTTTACCAGACTGTTTCAAATTTATGTTAAAGATTATCTTGAATGCCCTACTTGCAAAAGTCCAGATACAAAAATACTAAAAGAAAACCGTATCTCATTTTTGATTTGTGAAGCATGTGGTGCAAAATCCACTCTAAAAGGTAAATACGCATAA
- a CDS encoding DUF424 domain-containing protein, protein MPFAVRQTDYQKNPMLNICDAELLGKTIVEGELNMHISESYYGERFVDKEEAEILLKNSAIINMVGDETISLSIGLGVGSENGIKKISGVPFLIVFKM, encoded by the coding sequence ATGCCATTTGCAGTAAGACAGACTGATTATCAAAAAAATCCAATGCTAAACATCTGTGATGCAGAACTATTGGGTAAAACAATTGTTGAAGGTGAGCTAAACATGCACATCAGTGAAAGCTATTACGGAGAAAGATTTGTAGACAAAGAAGAAGCTGAAATTCTACTAAAAAATTCTGCAATTATTAACATGGTTGGTGATGAAACTATTTCACTGTCTATTGGATTAGGTGTTGGTTCTGAAAATGGCATCAAAAAAATTTCTGGTGTTCCATTTCTTATTGTTTTTAAAATGTGA